A stretch of the Nicotiana tabacum cultivar K326 chromosome 6, ASM71507v2, whole genome shotgun sequence genome encodes the following:
- the LOC142182203 gene encoding uncharacterized protein LOC142182203, whose protein sequence is MHHFESLFNLPKPTLNPVILNFILNCISEEENINLTAIPSKEEIKEAVFNLSTDSTTGPDGYIVLSFNIAEILSIDAPTTFSEFRPISLSNFTNKIISKVLSLRLKPLLTKLISDNQTGFVKDRLKARDPLSSSLFILTAEVLSRSLNNLNRNNNFIPFSMPSRGPTINYLAYADDVVIFSSGSRISINIIMKVIRDYEESSSQLVNRDKSFFLTAPKTRASRINRMRQCIGFLDKDFPITYLGCPLYAGRKKIAYFDNIVHKVIKRLNGWQGNILSPGGRMVLIKNVLQSLLIYTHSPCSLLKIPFI, encoded by the exons ATGCATCATTTTGAGTCTCTCTTCAATCTTCCGAAGCCTACTCTCAACCCTGTTATCCTTAACTTCATCCTTAATTGTATCTCTGAAGAAGAAAACATCAATCTGACTGCAATTCCTAGTAAAGAAGAGATCAAAGAAGCAGTCTTTAACTTAAGTACTGATAGCACTACTGGCCCAGATGGTTACATAGTGCTTTCTTTCAACATTGCTGAGATATTATCAA TTGATGCGCCCACCACTTTCTCTGAATTTAGACCCATTAGCCTCTCTAACTTCACCAACAAGATAATCTCCAAAGTCCTATCTCTTAGACTTAAACCCCTTCTGACTAAGCTTATCTCCGACAATCAAACTGGTTTTGTGAAGGATAG GCTTAAAGCAAGGGATCCTCTTTCCTCTTCTCTTTTTATTCTTACCGCTGAAGTTTTATCTAGATCCCTAAATAATCTCAATCGGAACAACAACTTCATTCCTTTCTCTATGCCTTCTAGAGGTCCTACTATTAATTATCTAGCTTATGCTGATGATGTTGTTATCTTTAGCAGTGGAAGTAGAATTTCTATTAACATAATTATGAAGGTGATAAGGGATTATGAGGAGAGCTCTAGTCAGCTTGTTAATAGGGATAAGAGCTTCTTCCTAACGGCCCCTAAAACACGTGCCTCCAGGATCAATAGAATGAGACAATGCATAGGCTTTCTTGACAAGGATTTTCCTATTACTTACCTTGGATGCCCTCTATATGCTGGTAGAAAGAAAATTGCTTACTTTGATAATATAGTTCACAAAGTAATTAAAAGACTCAATGGTTGGCAGGGTAACATTCTTTCTCCTGGAGGCAGAATGGTGTTAATCAAGAATGTTCTACAATCTCTACTGATATACACTCACTCTCCATGTTCCCTCCTAAAGATACCTTTCATctaa
- the LOC107789954 gene encoding uncharacterized protein LOC107789954: protein MTEECKLTIVGRFLKPRPQIERIRSNFRELFPIKGDAKIGVYDNYNIFIDFTNEDDFKSVWHRRVIEIKGLQIWLQKWSPDFKLDEDIPIVPVWVLFPGIPFNMHTWHYVKQIASNVGTPLALDAATYGKTRPSMAKVRVEIDLTKPIPSSVWVGSEDENSPLKGYTQKIEYENIPKYCKHCRKIGHNMMNCRVLEKIRTIEVNEGETNAENMIPLQTEEGSSKNQKENSAGNGGQKKNMAKQNATKVDKARPTVTERLSKRKKKKEKSQENAKKSKVIFKKVQVQENSKKRIAKATNYIQSEQSLSEIKESIQSQSDQRKQSHQQQVQTIIMDNKPTADIVEAPNISKEDRRHDKGKPGDIDNNTMVDQEYQLLIWKFLGFQHCISNYNGQIWYFWNINCDSIFIAEDEQHITIKFEDGVNNHGSYISAVYAKCTSTERKDLWNSLEQDNLSIDGPLYIGGDFNVITNPDKKLGRRPYMVHRCLNFINCMDNCGVIDIGFSGSKFTWCNNRRPSKRIWKILDRIFINDTWDQRSKSTTVRQLARTGFDHRPLLMKCFNTNQSYISYFKRLSQWSREEIGDINDLIIKWAKKVQIFKDMDVATIFDNNMEESNKAHAEYIKWLSMQESFLKQKTQTRWFYEGDSNTRKRRRKQQLNMIKNHRGK from the exons ATGACTGAAGAATGCAAATTAACTATTGTTGGTAGGTTTCTAAAGCCTCGTCCTCAAATCGAAAGGATAAGGTCCAATTTCAGAGAGCTTTTTCCAATTAAAGGTGATGCCAAGATTGGAGTCTATGACAACTACAATATTTTCATAGATTTCACCAATGAAGATGACTTCAAATCTGTATGGCACAGGAGAGTGATTGAAATTAAAGGATTACAAATATGGCTACAAAAATGGTCGCCGGATTTTAAGCTGGATGAAGACATCCCAATTGTCCCGGTATGGGTACTTTTTCCAGGTATACCATTCAATATGCATACATGGCATTATGTTAAACAAATTGCCAGTAATGTTGGCACTCCGTTGGCCTTAGATGCTGCCACTTATGGTAAAACAAGGCCAAGTATGGCTAAGGTAAGGGTCGAAATAGACTTAACGAAACCCATACCTAGTAGTGTATGGGTGGGCTCCGAGGATGAGAATTCACCTCTAAAAGGGTATACACAAAAAATTGAATACGAAAACATTCCTAAGTATTGCAAGCATTGCAGGAAAATTGGGCACAATATGATGAATTGTAGAGTTCTTGAGAAAATAAGAACTATAGAAGTCAATGAAGGGGAAACAAATGCTGAAAATATGATTCCATTGCaaacagaagaaggaagtagTAAAAATCAGAAAGAGAATAGTGCAGGCAATGGAGGCCAAAAGAAGAATATGGCAAAGCAGAATGCTACAAAAGTTGATAAAG CAAGACCTACAGTTACAGAGAGACTAAGcaagaggaagaaaaaaaaagaaaaaagtcaagaaaatgccaaaaaaagCAAAGTAATATTCAAAAAAGTTCAAGTGcaagaaaatagtaaaaaaagGATAGCAAAAGCCACCAATTATATTCAAAGTGAACAGTCCCTATCAGAGATCAAAGAGAGTATTCAAAGTCAGAGTGATCAACGGAAACAGAGTCACCAACAACAGGTACAAACAATTATTATGGATAATAAACCTACTGCAGATATTGTAGAAGCTCCAAACATTTCTAAAGAAGATAGAAGGCATGATAAGGGTAAGCCTGGGGATATTGACAACAACACAATGGTTGATCAAGAATATCAACTGCTAATATG GAAGTTTCTTGGATTTCAACATTGTATCTCCAACTACAATGGCCAAATTTGGTACTTCTGGAACATCAACTGTGACTCTATATTTATAGCTGAGGATGAGCAACATATTACCATAAAGTTTGAAGATGGTGTTAACAACCACGGTTCTTATATTTCAGCAGTTTATGCAAAATGCACTTCAACTGAAAGAAAAGACCTTTGGAACAGCCTTGAACAAGACAATCTTAGCATTGATGGTCCTTTGTATATTGGAGGAGACTTCAATGTCATTACCAATCCAGATAAAAAGCTAGGAAGAAGGCCTTATATGGTTCATAGATGCTTGAATTTTATTAATTGCATGGACAATTGTGGGGTGATTGATATTGGTTTTTCTGGTTCTAAGTTTACATGGTGCAATAATAGAAGGCCTAGCAAGAGAATTTGGAAAATACTTGATAGGATTTTTATTAATGACACGTGGGATCAGAGGTCAAAGAGCACTACTGTGAGACAATTGGCTAGAACTGGCTTTGATCATAGGCCGTTACTCATGAAGTGCTTTAACACTAACCAAAGCTACATCAGTTACTTCAA GAGATTGAGCCAGTGGTCTAGAGAAGAGATTGGGGACATCAATGATCTGATTATAAAATGGGCGAAAAAAGTCCAAATATTTAAGGATATGGATGTTGCTACCATCTTTGATAACAACATGGAAGAATCGAATAAAGCACATGCTGAATATATTAAATGGTTGAGTATGCAAGAGTCTTTCCTTAAACAGAAAACTCAGACTAGATGGTTTTACGAGGGAGATAGCAATACCAGGAAAAGGAGAAGGAAACAACAGTTGAACATGATTAAGAACCATAGAGGGAAATGA